AGGAAAACGATATGCGATTTGCAGAAGGAGACGTAATACTGGCAAAAGGACGTGTCGTGTTTTTCGAAGGTCATCTTCAGTTGAACATAGAGAAAGATAAAGACGCGTTGATACCGCTCAGTGAAGATCAATACGATTATGAAAGATTCGTCGAAATCACGAAGAGAAACATCGAATCACTGTACCAGAAACTCATCGAATTTATAAGGGATGTTCAGGACAGAGAAATACGATCGTTGATCGAAACTCTCTTGGTGCACGATAAAGAGTTCGTTTCAGCGTTCATTCAAGCTCCTGCGGGCGTGAGCGTGCACCATGCATACATGGGTGGACTGCTTGAGCACACAGTGGATGTCACAACGATGTGCAAAAGAATCTGTAGTGTTTACGATTTTCTCAACAGAGATATCCTCATCGCTGGCGCGATCTTGCACGATATAGGCAAAGTAAAAGAATACAAAATCACAAAGAAAGGTTTAGAAGTGACAACTGAAGGCGAACTGAAAGGTCACATTGCGCTGGGTTTGGAGGTTCTCCAGCAAACAGCGAGTAAAATCAACATAGCGAAAATGAAGCTATTACAACTAGAGCATATAGTCTTATCTCATCATGGCGAGTACGAATTTGGTTCTCCCGTTCTACCTAAAACAGTGGAAGCTTACGTGGTACACGCACTGGAGAACATGGACTCGAAACTGTCAAGATTCAGAGTCATAAATGAAAAACAAAAGAATGGAGATAAGATGTGGAGTGATTTCGATAAGCATCTGGGAAGACGCGTTTGGTTGGGAAGGTGGAAGGATGAGGATTAAATTTGGTACAAGCGGCTGGAGAGCGATAATAAGTGACGATTTTACTTTCAAGAATGTTCGCATCGTTTCTCAGGCTATATCGGAATATCTGAAAAAGAACAATGGCAGAAGCGTTATCGTTGCACGCGATACACGTTTCATGACAGAGTTCTATGCGCGTTTGGTTGCAGAAGTACTCACAGCAAATGGCATAAAAGTTTTGATGCCCGAGAATCCCACACCAACACCAGTTGTTTCTTTCTCGATACGCCAGCACAAACTGTCCGGAGGGATCAATATAACAGCTTCGCACAATCCGCCCGAGTATTGCGGGATAAAGTTCAACCCAGCGGATGGCTCACCAGCACCTCCCGAGGTAACACAGCAGATCGAATCCATCATAGCTACGACCGATGAGAACAAGATTTCAACTATGTCTCTCGTTGAGGCCAACAATAAGGATCTCTTCGAAATATTCGATCCGAAACCAGATTATTTCAGTGCATTATCAAAAGTTATAAACTTTGAAATCATAAAAAAGGCAAAACCCAGAGTTATTATTGATTTAATGTATGGTACAGCTATTGGGTATCTAGATGATTTGTGCTCAAAAGTATGTCATGAAATCGAAATTTTTCATAACTACAGAGACCCGTACTTCGGCGGTGGCAGACCTGAACCAGACGAAGAAAGGCTCTCGCTACTTGCAAATCGTGTTAAATCTAAGAATTGGGATGTTGTGTTGGCTGTAGATGGAGACGCAGACAGATTCGGCATCGTTGACGATGAAGGAAGGTACATCAAACCGAACGAAGTGATAGCGTTGCTAGCTCATCACCTTTACAAGAACAAAGGTATGAAAGGACCTGTAGCTAGGACTGTCGCAACCTCACATGCTTTGGACGAAGTTGCTAAAGCTTTTGGAGGGAATGTCGTGGAAACCCCCGTTGGTTTCAAGTTCCTCGCCTCGGTTCTACTGAATGAAAAAGCGGTGATCGCGGGGGAAGAAAGTGGAGGATTGTCCATAGCTAATCACGTTCCAGAGAAAGACGGTATACTTGCCTGTCTTCTCATTCTAGAAATGATCAGTTACGAGCAAAAACCGCTTTCTCAGATCAGAAAAGATTTTAATCAACGTTATGGTAACTTTTTCAACACGAGAGTCGATTTGAAACTTTCAAACGATGAGGAAAAGAAGGCCCTTTTCGAAAAATTTGAAACAATAGAAAAGTATTTGACGGACTTGAAAGTGATCTCCAAAGATAGAGTGGACGGCTTACGTTACTTTTTTGACAAATCCAGCAGTTGGCTGCTCATCAGAAGCTCTGGCACAGAACCTGTTATAAGAGTTTATTTTGAAGCGAGAGACGAAGTTACTTACCAAAAGCTGAACATGCTCGTGAGAAAGATCAGCAGGTGAGAAGATGTCAAAAAGCAAAAAGATCATAATAGTTGAGTCTCCTGCCAAAGCAAGAACCATCATGGAGATATTGAAAGGTGAATACGAAGTCATTTCCTCCAAAGGTCACGTTCGAGATTTGCCCGAAAAACGTTTCGGCGTAGATATGAAAGATTTTGAACCTGTTTTTGAAATCATCGACGGTAAGGAAAAAATTGTGAGAGAAATTATCGAGAGAGCTAAAGGAAAAGAAGTGTTCCTAGCATCTGACATGGATAGAGAAGGCGAAGCGATAGCTTGGCATTTGGCTGATATACTGGGAATTCTTGGAAGAGAGAAAAGGATAGTTTTCAGCGAGATAACTCCACAAACCATAATAAACGCTGTTCGTTCCCCGCGGCAAATAGATATGAGAAAAGTCCGCGCTCAGCTTGCGCGTCGCATTTTGGACAGAATCGTCGGTTATAAGATCAGTCCTTTATTGTGGAAATTGCTCAGGACCGGTTCTAGCGCCGGTAGAGTACAATCAGCCGCACTTAAATTAGTATGTGAACGAGAGTTACAACGCCATAAATTTGTCCCAAAGAAGTTTTGGAAAGTGCAAGGCTACATAGGTTCACTGAAGTTTTATTTAACGCATGTGGAAGGTAAGAAGATCGAAATGCAACAAGTGGACGAGGCTTTGGCAAAGAAAATACAGCAAGAAGTAAAAAAGTTGAAACTCGTACAGAAAAAGATTAGATTGGTGCAGAAAAAACCACCGTTGCCATTCATAACTAGTACCATGCAACAAGAAGCTGCGAACAAATTCGGTTTCTCTGTCGCTCGAACTATGCAACTTGCTCAGATGCTTTACGAAGGTGTTGAGACGCCCGAAGGGCACAAGGCTTTCATAACCTATATTAGGACTGACTCAACACGCATCTCTGAATACGCAAGGTTTCAAGCTGAGAGATTCATCGAGAAAAATTTTGGAGAGCGTTATATTGGAGAATTCAAATCAGATCAGAAGAAACCCAATATTCAAGACGCTCACGAGGCAATCAGACCAGTCGATGTTGAGTTGACCCCCGAAAAAGCTGAAAAGCTTCTCGATAGAGATCTATACAAACTTTATAAGCTGATCTGGGAAAGATTCTTAGCATCCCAAATGGCTCCCGCAACGTATGAGGAAATCGTTTATTTGTTCGAGTGTGACGTTTATATGTTTGAAGCTAAGGTAGAAAGAAGAATCTTTGATGGCTTCGAAGCAGTTTTTGGAAAACCAACTGAGGCACCGAAAACTTTGGAAGGTGAGACCTTCGAAGTTACAAGATGGGCAATAGAACAAGATGAAACGAAGCCACCTGCAAGGTATACAGAATCATCTATGGTCAGGGCGCTAGAGGCAAGAGGGATAGGAAGGCCGAGCACCTATGCAACTATCATCTCCACATTGATCGAGAGAAAATATGTTGTTAAAGAATCGAAAGAACTCGTACCAACAGTACTCGGATCCATTGTGAACTATTATTTGGAACAAAGATTCCCAAAGATAGTGGATCTAGATTTCACTGCGAGAATGGAAGAAGCATTAGATGCGATCGAGAGGGGAGAAAAAAACCACAAACAGGTTTTGCAGGAATTCTATAGTGAGTTTTCCGAACAATTCGAGCGAGCGCAAAGGGAATGGTTATCCATAGATTTGAAGACGAATTTGAACTGCGAGTGCGGGGAAAAATTCTCCTTAAAAATGGGGCGATTCGGTCTTTATCTCACGTGTCGCACGTGTGGGAAAACCACATCGGTAGATTTGAGTAGTCCTGCGGTTATGGATTATGACTCAATGTATTTCATCGGTCAGGTTAAAAGTTATGCTTGTCCAAACTGCGGGGAACCTCTCAAAAAATACAGTGGTAAGTATGGTAAGTATTATCACTGCCATAAGTGTAACAAAAATTATAGAGATTTCGCACGCGGTAACTGTCCAAAATGTGGTTGGATGGTCGAGAAAAAACTCAGCAAAAACAAGCGACAGTTCTTCAAATGTACGAATGATGATTGCGATTATCTGAGTTGGCTCGAACCTGCGAATGATGCTTGTCCCTATTGCGGTGAGAGGTTACACTACAAAAAATTGCGCTCATCTGAAAAACTGTTCTGCCAGAAATGTAGAAAAACTTTTGAAAAAATCGAGGGAGGCACAAAACATTGAAAATTGCGGTTCTGATGGGTGGCATATCCAGAGAACGTGAGATCTCACTGAGGAGCGGTGAAAACGTCGTCAAAGCTTTGAAGAAACTTGGACATCAAGTTGCACCGATAGACGTTAGAGAAGATTTCCTCAATATTTTACCAACTTTGAAGAAATTCGATCTGGTTTTCATAGCATTGCATGGTAAGTTTGGTGAAGATGGTACAATCCAAGCTTTACTCGAGTGGTTGGATGTACCGTACACAGGTTCCAGAGTTTTAGCAAGTGCGCTGTGTTTTGACAAATTGATGACCTACAGAGTGGTAGAAAAATTCGTTCCAGTCCCAGAATACGTCGTTGTGGATAGCCCCGTAAAAGAATCCCCTCTCGGTTTTCCCTGTGTCGTAAAACCTCGTAAAGAAGGTTCTAGCATTGGTGTACACATCTGTGATACTCCCGAAGAGCTGCATACATATCTCAAAGAGGAGCTGAAGATATACAAAGAAATGATCCTACAACGTTATGTTGCTGGTAGAGAACTCACTGTTTCTCTGATTGAGATGAATGGCGAGCTTCAGATATTACCCATACTTGAATTAAAACCTAAACGCAGGTTCTATGACTACATAGCTAAGTACACCCCAAACATGACAGAATTTGTGCTTCCTGCGCCACTGAGTGACGCAGAGTACAGAGTTGTTTGCGATAGTTGTTTGAAGGCTTTTAAAGTGTGTGAATGCAGCGGTTTTGCAAGGATAGATGGGATTTTGAAAGATGGAACGTTTTATTTTCTTGAAATCAATACTATACCTGGTTTAACAGATTTGAGCGATATGCCTGCATCAGCCCGCGCTGCTGGTATGAGCTTTGAAGATCTAATTGACGCAATCGTGAAGACGGTGAAAAAATGAGAGTAATAATCGATACGTCGAATTTTTCTACCTGTTTGAGATTCTCCGATAAGATCATAGGTTCATCTGAATACAGCCTTGGCAACGTTTATTTCCTGTACAACAACGGTCTCGTTCTACGCGCAACCGATGGTTGTTTGAGCAGTTGGATGAGAGTCGGTTCATGTGAACCATTCGAGGGTGAGATCGCTGTACCTTTGAGACTTCTGAAGGGCTTCCTCACGGGTGATGTCGGTGAGAACTTAAATCTCACCTTATCAGGAGATCAGCTCGTTGTGAGCTACGGGAATGAAACTTTAAAAATGAAATTGTTCGGAGGCAGAGAAAAACAGTTTCCGGTCGAACACGAATTGGTGGCTCGCTCTAATAGCATGAGTTTTGTGAAAGCTTTAGACTTTGCCACATCGCCACTGGAGGAAGGAGATTTCACCTCTTTTGGATCGTTCGAGGACAGATTGTTCATCTTTGCTCCCACTCATTCAATCGTTTGTTTATCTTGTGTGTCGGGTGAACTTGTAAAACCATTTGTCTTCTCTTTTCCTTACACGAGTGCGAGACATATCGTGAAAGCCTTCGAGGTTTATAAGAAGAAGGTACCTTTGAAT
This window of the Pseudothermotoga sp. genome carries:
- the topA gene encoding type I DNA topoisomerase; translated protein: MSKSKKIIIVESPAKARTIMEILKGEYEVISSKGHVRDLPEKRFGVDMKDFEPVFEIIDGKEKIVREIIERAKGKEVFLASDMDREGEAIAWHLADILGILGREKRIVFSEITPQTIINAVRSPRQIDMRKVRAQLARRILDRIVGYKISPLLWKLLRTGSSAGRVQSAALKLVCERELQRHKFVPKKFWKVQGYIGSLKFYLTHVEGKKIEMQQVDEALAKKIQQEVKKLKLVQKKIRLVQKKPPLPFITSTMQQEAANKFGFSVARTMQLAQMLYEGVETPEGHKAFITYIRTDSTRISEYARFQAERFIEKNFGERYIGEFKSDQKKPNIQDAHEAIRPVDVELTPEKAEKLLDRDLYKLYKLIWERFLASQMAPATYEEIVYLFECDVYMFEAKVERRIFDGFEAVFGKPTEAPKTLEGETFEVTRWAIEQDETKPPARYTESSMVRALEARGIGRPSTYATIISTLIERKYVVKESKELVPTVLGSIVNYYLEQRFPKIVDLDFTARMEEALDAIERGEKNHKQVLQEFYSEFSEQFERAQREWLSIDLKTNLNCECGEKFSLKMGRFGLYLTCRTCGKTTSVDLSSPAVMDYDSMYFIGQVKSYACPNCGEPLKKYSGKYGKYYHCHKCNKNYRDFARGNCPKCGWMVEKKLSKNKRQFFKCTNDDCDYLSWLEPANDACPYCGERLHYKKLRSSEKLFCQKCRKTFEKIEGGTKH
- a CDS encoding D-alanine--D-alanine ligase; translation: MKIAVLMGGISREREISLRSGENVVKALKKLGHQVAPIDVREDFLNILPTLKKFDLVFIALHGKFGEDGTIQALLEWLDVPYTGSRVLASALCFDKLMTYRVVEKFVPVPEYVVVDSPVKESPLGFPCVVKPRKEGSSIGVHICDTPEELHTYLKEELKIYKEMILQRYVAGRELTVSLIEMNGELQILPILELKPKRRFYDYIAKYTPNMTEFVLPAPLSDAEYRVVCDSCLKAFKVCECSGFARIDGILKDGTFYFLEINTIPGLTDLSDMPASARAAGMSFEDLIDAIVKTVKK
- a CDS encoding HD domain-containing protein codes for the protein MKLEDLLPKDVIDKLRERTKSTNPYIQELSEKTKENVELIGRIVSKKLQESKDGKKFLLMTLSDRTGSIRAVDWYNAEENDMRFAEGDVILAKGRVVFFEGHLQLNIEKDKDALIPLSEDQYDYERFVEITKRNIESLYQKLIEFIRDVQDREIRSLIETLLVHDKEFVSAFIQAPAGVSVHHAYMGGLLEHTVDVTTMCKRICSVYDFLNRDILIAGAILHDIGKVKEYKITKKGLEVTTEGELKGHIALGLEVLQQTASKINIAKMKLLQLEHIVLSHHGEYEFGSPVLPKTVEAYVVHALENMDSKLSRFRVINEKQKNGDKMWSDFDKHLGRRVWLGRWKDED
- a CDS encoding phosphoglucomutase/phosphomannomutase family protein; amino-acid sequence: MRIKFGTSGWRAIISDDFTFKNVRIVSQAISEYLKKNNGRSVIVARDTRFMTEFYARLVAEVLTANGIKVLMPENPTPTPVVSFSIRQHKLSGGINITASHNPPEYCGIKFNPADGSPAPPEVTQQIESIIATTDENKISTMSLVEANNKDLFEIFDPKPDYFSALSKVINFEIIKKAKPRVIIDLMYGTAIGYLDDLCSKVCHEIEIFHNYRDPYFGGGRPEPDEERLSLLANRVKSKNWDVVLAVDGDADRFGIVDDEGRYIKPNEVIALLAHHLYKNKGMKGPVARTVATSHALDEVAKAFGGNVVETPVGFKFLASVLLNEKAVIAGEESGGLSIANHVPEKDGILACLLILEMISYEQKPLSQIRKDFNQRYGNFFNTRVDLKLSNDEEKKALFEKFETIEKYLTDLKVISKDRVDGLRYFFDKSSSWLLIRSSGTEPVIRVYFEARDEVTYQKLNMLVRKISR